A window of Mangifera indica cultivar Alphonso chromosome 13, CATAS_Mindica_2.1, whole genome shotgun sequence contains these coding sequences:
- the LOC123194357 gene encoding S-adenosylmethionine decarboxylase proenzyme-like, protein MAIDSLSSPPSPIGFEGFEKRLEITFSPAPIFTDPSGIGLRALTRSQLDSILELAQCTIVSHLSNSEFDSYVLSESSLFVYPLKIILKTCGTTKLLNSTPQILKLTEALSLDVSSVKYTRGSFIFPNRQPAPHRSFSEEVSALNEYFSSLKEVEAYVINGDPNSGSRNWHIYSAAKEKSSDDVVTIEMCMTGLDEKKAAVFFKNSAGAGEMTKLSGINDIIPSHVICDFEFDPCGYSMNGIDGAAYSTVHVTPEDGFSYASYEAMGFDPWSVRFEPLVKKVLACFQSREFSVAVTCNSGTQWWAMECADMERYTCETVVKQSLPGGGIMVYKNYSPAKLKVGCAVRTPAKVTERCWKEVDAAAEDVCGGSSVAICPCVATI, encoded by the coding sequence ATGGCGATTgattctctttcttctcctccttCACCAATCGGATTCGAAGGTTTTGAAAAACGTTTAGAGATAACTTTCTCTCCAGCTCCAATTTTCACCGACCCGTCTGGGATTGGTCTCCGAGCTCTGACTCGTTCCCAACTCGACTCAATTCTCGAACTCGCCCAATGCACCATTGTTTCTCATCTCTCCAACTCTGAGTTCGACTCTTACGTTCTATCCGAGTCGAGCCTCTTCGTCTACCCACTAAAGATAATCCTCAAAACTTGTGGGACAACCAAACTGCTTAACTCGACCCCCCAGATTCTCAAACTCACTGAGGCACTCTCACTCGATGTTTCCTCTGTTAAGTACACCCGTGGCAGTTTCATTTTCCCAAATAGGCAACCTGCCCCTCATCGGAGCTTCTCCGAAGAAGTCTCCGCCTTGAACGAGTACTTCAGTTCCTTAAAGGAAGTTGAGGCTTATGTGATAAACGGCGATCCGAACTCTGGTAGTCGTAACTGGCACATTTACTCGGCTGCGAAGGAGAAGTCATCGGACGACGTGGTGACGATTGAGATGTGCATGACTGGGTTGGACGAGAAGAAAGCCGCCGTGTTTTTCAAAAACTCGGCTGGTGCtggtgaaatgacgaaactgtccgggattaatgatattattccAAGTCACGTGATCTGCGACTTCGAGTTTGATCCCTGTGGATACTCTATGAACGGGATTGACGGTGCAGCGTACTCTACGGTGCACGTGACCCCAGAGGATGGTTTTAGCTACGCGAGCTACGAGGCCATGGGGTTTGACCCATGGTCCGTGAGATTTGAGCCGTTGGTCAAGAAGGTCCTTGCATGTTTTCAATCACGTGAGTTCTCCGTAGCCGTCACGTGCAACAGCGGGACCCAATGGTGGGCCATGGAATGTGCTGACATGGAGAGGTACACATGTGAGACTGTGGTAAAGCAAAGCCTGCCAGGTGGTGGAATAATGGTGTACAAGAACTACTCGCCTGCGAAGTTGAAAGTTGGATGCGCAGTGCGCACACCTGCTAAAGTGACTGAACGGTGCTGGAAGGAAGTGGACGCCGCGGCGGAGGACGTTTGCGGTGGGAGCAGCGTGGCCATTTGTCCTTGTGTCGCTACAATTTGA